Within Sorangiineae bacterium MSr11367, the genomic segment CGTCCAAGTCACATCGATGTACGCAAGGCATTCGGCCTTTTTTCCCTGCTTGCCGACGGCCTTCCAGCCCGCGGGGATCGCCTTGTAGCTCGGCCAAATCGAATACTGCTCTTCGTCGTTGATCACGACGTCGAACGTCGTGTCGTCGTCACCCCAGCTCATGTCAGACCTCCCACACTTATCCGGACGTGGAAGTGTCCTTTTACCTCTTCCTGATAATGATTCTCAACTTCTTTTCGGTTGTGTTGACCCGCGTGTAAGGCCTGGACCGCTTGGTCAGCGCATCTCCGCCGCAACTTTGACGAAGAATTGCCGCCCGGGTCTCTGCGCCCCGAAGATGTCAAACACACGCGCATCGGTCAGGTTGTCGATTTCGAACGTGCTCGCCACGCGAGTGTCTCCTGCGAAGACGGCCCAGGTGATCCCCGCCGCATGCGTGACCTGCGCATCGACGACCTGCTTGAGGGCCGTGACACCCTGGCTCTCCCACCCGACGAAGAAGGAGTGCACGTAGCGACCGAAGTAGTACGGCTCGAGGGAGTC encodes:
- a CDS encoding MbtH family NRPS accessory protein → MSWGDDDTTFDVVINDEEQYSIWPSYKAIPAGWKAVGKQGKKAECLAYIDVTWTDMRPLSLRKALAQEEAERQSRMS